A genome region from Desulfobacterales bacterium includes the following:
- the trkA gene encoding Trk system potassium transporter TrkA — MKIVIVGAGEVGFHTAHQLSLENKDVVVIDSDPKAIRNVSENIDVQTITGSGSSPVVLHEAGIRNADILLAVTDRDEANLASCLVANIIAPDIKKFARLRDGDFDSFCQRFHDNAPFIDKIINPEIEVIRTIEKLMKVPGAVDVGEFSDGRIQFIGINIDEDSPVAGIRLSDISVRTKKHSPLIAAIIRNEKLIIPNGRDRILPKDVVYFISEETRLLETLKVFNQETEPIRRALIVGAGRIGLRLARLLEKKGISTKIVEKDPVRCAAIADELNKTIVLQGDGTDQRLLDEENIQDIDMVISLTGDDQTNILASLLAKSLGAKKTITKLTKFSYFPLMTAIGIDQVVSPRLSAINTILQHIRRGKVLSAIMIKGEQAEAIEAVAIESSGIVGKPLKHIHFPKRALITGIIRNDRIIIPSGESIIEPNDRVIIFAEKQAIPDIENKLTIKLERI, encoded by the coding sequence GTGAAGATTGTGATCGTTGGCGCCGGTGAGGTGGGGTTTCATACCGCACACCAGCTGTCGCTCGAAAATAAGGATGTGGTCGTTATTGACAGCGATCCGAAGGCCATTCGAAATGTATCCGAAAATATTGACGTCCAGACCATTACCGGATCAGGCAGCAGTCCCGTGGTGCTTCATGAGGCAGGCATCCGGAACGCGGATATCCTGCTTGCGGTAACCGACAGAGATGAAGCGAATCTGGCGTCATGCCTGGTGGCAAATATCATTGCTCCAGATATCAAAAAATTCGCCCGGCTGCGCGATGGCGATTTTGACTCATTTTGTCAACGATTCCACGATAACGCGCCCTTTATTGATAAGATTATCAATCCGGAAATCGAGGTTATCCGAACCATAGAAAAACTCATGAAAGTACCCGGCGCCGTGGATGTGGGAGAATTTTCCGACGGACGCATTCAATTTATCGGAATCAATATCGATGAGGATTCCCCGGTCGCCGGAATCCGGCTTTCCGACATTTCCGTCCGTACAAAAAAGCATTCACCGCTGATCGCAGCAATCATCCGAAATGAAAAGCTCATTATCCCGAATGGCCGTGACCGGATACTGCCAAAGGATGTGGTGTATTTTATCAGCGAAGAAACCCGGCTGCTTGAAACACTGAAGGTGTTCAACCAGGAGACAGAACCCATTCGCCGGGCATTGATCGTGGGGGCGGGTCGTATCGGCCTGAGGCTGGCCAGACTGCTCGAAAAAAAAGGCATTTCTACCAAAATCGTTGAAAAAGACCCGGTTCGCTGTGCCGCAATTGCCGATGAGCTCAACAAGACCATTGTGCTTCAGGGAGACGGGACCGATCAGCGACTGCTGGATGAGGAAAACATCCAGGATATCGACATGGTTATCAGCCTGACCGGTGATGACCAGACCAACATCCTGGCGTCCCTGCTGGCAAAAAGCCTCGGCGCCAAAAAAACGATCACCAAGCTGACCAAGTTCAGTTACTTCCCCCTGATGACGGCCATCGGTATCGATCAGGTCGTCAGCCCCAGGCTGTCCGCCATCAATACGATCCTGCAGCACATCCGTCGGGGCAAGGTACTGTCGGCCATTATGATCAAGGGTGAACAGGCCGAAGCCATCGAAGCGGTCGCCATCGAATCGTCAGGAATCGTCGGCAAACCCCTGAAGCATATTCACTTTCCCAAAAGAGCCCTTATTACCGGAATCATCCGAAATGACCGCATCATCATTCCCTCCGGCGAGAGCATCATCGAACCCAATGACCGGGTCATCATCTTTGCCGAAAAGCAGGCCATACCGGATATCGAAAACAAACTCACTATAAAATTAGAGCGGATTTAA
- a CDS encoding NifB/NifX family molybdenum-iron cluster-binding protein, translated as MKIAIPMTQGVLCMHFGHCEDFVLLDVDAEKKEIISKSVVKPPAHEPGVLPRWLGELGANLIIAGGMGIRAQQLFNQNNISVIVGAAGETPENLALQYLNGTLVSGDNCCDH; from the coding sequence ATGAAAATTGCCATCCCAATGACACAAGGCGTATTATGCATGCATTTCGGGCATTGCGAAGATTTTGTTCTGCTGGATGTGGATGCGGAAAAAAAGGAAATTATCAGCAAGTCGGTTGTTAAACCCCCAGCCCATGAGCCCGGGGTTCTACCCCGCTGGCTCGGTGAACTCGGAGCCAACCTGATCATCGCAGGCGGCATGGGAATCAGGGCACAGCAGCTGTTTAACCAGAACAACATCTCCGTAATCGTCGGTGCGGCCGGTGAGACGCCCGAAAACCTTGCGTTGCAATATTTAAACGGAACCCTGGTAAGCGGCGATAACTGCTGCGACCATTAA
- a CDS encoding ATP-binding protein: MKELVVISGKGGTGKTSVTAAFAALASHCVLADCDVDAADLHLILNPRVIHRRDFSGGKRAKIIQNECTACGLCQSICRFDAIQIHNEGTDAPIFTVDPIACEGCGVCAHFCPSKAIDFSPATNGQWFISDTRFGPMVHAKLGIAEENSGKLVALVRSEAKKISEQRFIDFILVDGPPGIGCPVIASISGAGLVLAVTEPTLSGLHDLNRIIKLAHHFQIPIMACVNKWDINEQLTMEIEKQARSQDVRVCQRIRYDPAVTQAQLETRSVVEFGNSPAAEDIKSLWHTVSERMNEL, encoded by the coding sequence ATGAAAGAACTTGTCGTGATCAGCGGAAAGGGAGGAACGGGAAAAACCTCCGTGACAGCAGCATTTGCAGCGCTGGCGTCGCATTGCGTTCTGGCCGACTGCGATGTGGATGCCGCCGACCTGCACCTGATTCTCAATCCCAGAGTAATTCACCGGCGAGATTTTTCCGGCGGAAAACGTGCAAAAATAATCCAGAACGAATGCACTGCGTGCGGACTGTGCCAAAGCATCTGCCGGTTTGATGCGATCCAAATTCATAATGAAGGCACAGATGCGCCCATATTTACCGTTGACCCCATTGCTTGCGAAGGCTGCGGGGTTTGCGCTCATTTCTGCCCCAGCAAAGCGATTGATTTTTCTCCCGCGACAAACGGCCAATGGTTCATTTCCGATACCCGATTCGGCCCCATGGTTCACGCCAAATTAGGAATTGCCGAAGAAAATTCCGGAAAGCTGGTTGCGCTGGTGCGTTCCGAGGCCAAAAAAATTTCTGAACAACGGTTTATCGATTTTATTCTGGTAGACGGCCCTCCGGGAATAGGATGTCCGGTCATTGCCTCCATTTCCGGCGCAGGACTGGTTCTGGCCGTTACCGAACCAACCTTGAGCGGGCTGCATGATCTGAATCGAATCATCAAATTAGCGCATCACTTCCAAATCCCCATAATGGCTTGCGTTAACAAATGGGATATAAACGAGCAGCTGACTATGGAGATTGAAAAACAGGCACGCAGTCAGGATGTAAGGGTTTGTCAAAGAATAAGATACGACCCTGCCGTCACCCAGGCGCAACTTGAGACCCGATCGGTTGTCGAATTTGGAAACAGCCCTGCCGCAGAGGATATCAAAAGTTTATGGCACACCGTTTCCGAACGGATGAATGAGCTGTAA
- a CDS encoding ATP-binding protein, with amino-acid sequence MPNNLKHTGNKLKIAVASGKGGTGKTTVSANLAWAASARGLAVAYLDCDVEEPNGHIFLKPVIEQSRPAGHLIPKIDSVLCTGCGQCAKICQFNALLCLGQEVLVSPELCHSCGGCIRVCPEKAISEVSREIGRLDIGHSGKIRFVQGVLNVGEVMSPPVIKAVKEEGADTDLIIIDAPPGTSCPVIETIRDCDKVILVTDATPFGLHDLTLAVEVVRVMNLPFAVVINRCDIGNNQVLSWCKAEHIPVIAEIPDDRRIAEAYSRGEMIARALPEYQSTFTDLLNKILTDFPDTERHTS; translated from the coding sequence ATGCCAAACAATCTAAAACATACAGGAAACAAGCTGAAGATAGCTGTGGCCAGCGGAAAAGGCGGAACCGGCAAAACCACGGTATCAGCAAACCTTGCCTGGGCTGCCAGCGCCAGGGGGTTGGCCGTTGCCTACCTTGACTGTGATGTAGAAGAGCCCAATGGGCATATCTTTTTAAAACCAGTCATCGAACAAAGCCGTCCTGCAGGACATTTGATCCCCAAAATCGATTCGGTTCTTTGTACCGGATGTGGTCAGTGCGCAAAAATTTGTCAATTTAATGCCCTGCTGTGTCTGGGCCAGGAGGTCCTGGTCAGTCCGGAATTGTGTCATTCGTGCGGTGGATGCATTCGGGTATGTCCGGAAAAGGCCATCAGCGAAGTCTCGCGGGAAATAGGCCGTCTGGACATCGGTCATTCCGGAAAAATACGGTTTGTCCAGGGTGTTCTCAATGTCGGTGAAGTGATGAGCCCTCCGGTAATCAAAGCGGTAAAAGAGGAAGGTGCCGATACCGATCTTATAATCATTGACGCCCCCCCCGGAACGTCCTGCCCGGTCATTGAAACCATCCGGGATTGTGACAAGGTTATACTGGTTACGGATGCGACTCCGTTTGGCCTCCATGACCTCACACTCGCCGTTGAGGTGGTACGGGTAATGAACCTTCCGTTTGCCGTGGTAATCAACCGCTGCGATATTGGAAATAACCAGGTATTGTCCTGGTGTAAAGCGGAACATATCCCCGTTATAGCGGAAATCCCCGACGATCGCCGAATCGCAGAAGCCTACTCCAGAGGAGAGATGATCGCGAGGGCATTGCCGGAATACCAATCCACCTTTACGGATTTGCTCAATAAAATCCTGACCGATTTTCCGGATACAGAAAGGCACACCTCATGA
- a CDS encoding NifB/NifX family molybdenum-iron cluster-binding protein: MKIIISSEGNTPESKINSRFSRAPWFMVYDSDTKTWEAFDNSSGVNTAQGAGIQAAQTVSDLNVKVVISGMMGPKAYRALAAAHVDVYLSSSGTVQNVLDDFNAGKLKKASANDAAGI; this comes from the coding sequence ATGAAAATTATCATCAGCTCAGAGGGAAACACCCCGGAAAGCAAGATTAATTCACGTTTCAGCAGAGCGCCCTGGTTTATGGTGTATGACAGTGACACGAAGACCTGGGAAGCCTTTGATAATTCATCTGGAGTCAATACGGCACAAGGGGCCGGAATCCAGGCAGCTCAAACCGTCTCGGATTTAAACGTAAAAGTGGTAATTTCAGGTATGATGGGACCTAAGGCGTACCGTGCGCTTGCTGCTGCCCATGTGGATGTGTATCTCAGTTCATCCGGAACCGTCCAGAATGTACTTGATGATTTCAATGCTGGAAAGCTTAAAAAAGCATCTGCAAACGATGCGGCCGGTATATAA
- a CDS encoding NifB/NifX family molybdenum-iron cluster-binding protein, whose product MKQEHTTDLIRIAIPCYETRVMPRFGQAREFYFVTADTTTARILESKKYRSDHASPLHTIGWLKANHIECVLCGGIHNRFEEALTADGIRVYWGYIGEVEDVLIKWLNEDQYTRPQSSSFVCCCISRNSGQPIHYMSNSYKGVKKNENYHQLRGKHPGKQD is encoded by the coding sequence ATGAAACAGGAACATACCACTGATCTGATTCGGATTGCCATCCCCTGCTACGAAACTCGTGTGATGCCACGGTTCGGGCAGGCGCGGGAATTTTATTTCGTAACGGCAGACACAACAACCGCCCGCATATTGGAATCAAAAAAATACAGGTCGGATCACGCCTCCCCTCTGCACACGATTGGCTGGCTCAAGGCTAATCATATTGAATGCGTGCTGTGCGGCGGCATCCATAATCGGTTTGAGGAAGCCCTGACAGCAGATGGGATCCGGGTGTACTGGGGGTATATAGGCGAAGTTGAGGATGTACTGATCAAATGGTTGAATGAAGACCAGTACACCAGACCACAAAGTTCATCCTTTGTCTGCTGCTGCATTTCCAGAAACAGCGGACAACCAATCCACTATATGAGTAATTCTTATAAAGGAGTCAAAAAAAATGAAAATTATCATCAGCTCAGAGGGAAACACCCCGGAAAGCAAGATTAA
- a CDS encoding sigma 54-interacting transcriptional regulator, whose protein sequence is MNETPCTHLEHLATILDSVADGVFTVNRDMQITWFNRAAEEITGFTRDEAIGQRCCEIFRTNICFTDCPLKEALKTGQNVTNREVDVLDRHNREIPISVSASVLRDPDGNPVGGVETFRDLSQLHALAQEVKAKYTFHNLTSRNPVMQRLFDILPDVAASDVTVLFQGDSGTGKELFTRAIHDLSPRQHKPLVIINCGALPEPLLEAEIFGAKRGAYTGSVEDRPGRLEQAEGGTLFLDEIGDLPLPLQVKLLRVIENHEYQPLGAKRPRRADVRFLAATHRDLEQMVSEGSFRRDLFFRINVITLKIPPLVDRPEDIPLLLDMALERYTSKYAKKIRGFSSEAMAYLLSHSYPGNIRELLNMVERAVILCRGNIMGIEDLPSTRPTSPPPAITVGRQRPSKAQLQDILRKYDDNRSRAAAALGINRTTLWRWIKDLDIT, encoded by the coding sequence ATGAATGAAACGCCTTGCACCCATCTTGAACACTTGGCCACGATTTTGGACAGTGTGGCCGACGGTGTATTTACCGTTAACCGGGATATGCAAATTACCTGGTTTAACCGGGCGGCTGAGGAAATCACCGGTTTTACCAGAGATGAGGCAATTGGCCAGCGATGCTGCGAAATTTTCCGGACGAATATCTGCTTTACGGACTGCCCGCTGAAGGAAGCCCTGAAAACCGGACAGAATGTGACCAATCGGGAAGTGGATGTCCTGGACCGGCACAACCGGGAAATCCCCATTTCCGTCAGTGCTTCTGTTTTGAGGGATCCGGATGGAAACCCTGTCGGCGGGGTTGAAACGTTTCGGGACCTGTCCCAGCTTCATGCGCTGGCACAGGAAGTCAAAGCAAAATACACCTTCCATAACCTGACAAGCCGGAACCCTGTCATGCAACGGCTGTTTGACATTCTTCCGGATGTGGCGGCCAGTGACGTTACCGTCCTGTTTCAGGGAGACAGCGGCACGGGAAAAGAACTTTTTACCCGGGCCATTCACGATCTGAGTCCCAGACAACACAAACCTCTGGTCATCATCAACTGCGGGGCGCTTCCGGAGCCGCTCCTGGAAGCCGAAATATTCGGAGCCAAACGCGGCGCCTATACCGGATCTGTCGAGGACCGTCCGGGACGTCTTGAACAGGCCGAAGGTGGCACCCTGTTTCTCGATGAAATCGGCGACCTTCCCCTGCCCCTGCAGGTCAAGCTGCTCAGGGTCATCGAAAACCATGAATATCAACCGCTTGGCGCAAAACGTCCGAGACGGGCCGATGTCCGATTTTTAGCGGCTACTCACCGGGATCTCGAACAGATGGTCAGCGAAGGCAGCTTCCGCCGGGATCTGTTTTTCCGAATCAATGTCATTACGTTAAAAATTCCGCCGTTAGTTGACCGTCCCGAAGATATTCCCCTTCTTCTTGACATGGCGCTGGAACGATACACCAGCAAGTACGCCAAAAAAATCAGAGGGTTTTCTTCAGAGGCGATGGCTTATCTGCTCAGCCATTCCTATCCGGGAAATATCAGAGAACTGCTTAATATGGTTGAACGTGCGGTTATCCTCTGCCGCGGCAATATCATGGGAATCGAAGATTTGCCATCGACCCGCCCCACATCGCCGCCCCCTGCGATAACGGTCGGCCGGCAGCGACCGTCCAAAGCTCAATTGCAGGACATCCTCCGTAAGTATGACGATAACCGCTCCCGGGCCGCTGCCGCCCTGGGAATTAACCGGACAACATTGTGGCGATGGATAAAAGACCTCGATATAACTTAA
- a CDS encoding PTS sugar transporter subunit IIA, translating into MEITVKDAARLLNVSEKSIYRWIKQGKLPAFKLNEQYRFNRTELLEWATAGKLNVSPDIFREPDGTTDPMPTIEEALQAGGIYYRIEGCDKERVLRAVVEHMRLPDEVDREFLLQVLLAREELGSTSIGDGIAIPHVRNPVVLHVPRPSMTLCFLETPIEFGAIDGKPVHALFTLVSPTIRGHLHMLSRLSFALRQDRFLDVIRRQAVREDILGEVRRIENGLENSNIEKGEDK; encoded by the coding sequence ATGGAGATAACCGTCAAGGACGCGGCACGTCTGTTGAATGTGTCTGAAAAATCCATTTACCGGTGGATAAAGCAGGGTAAATTGCCTGCATTTAAGCTTAACGAGCAGTATCGGTTTAACCGGACCGAACTGCTGGAATGGGCAACCGCAGGCAAACTGAATGTATCGCCCGATATTTTTCGTGAGCCGGATGGCACGACCGACCCAATGCCGACGATTGAAGAAGCCCTCCAGGCCGGAGGCATTTATTACCGTATTGAAGGCTGTGACAAGGAACGTGTCCTTCGCGCCGTGGTAGAGCATATGCGGCTTCCGGATGAAGTGGATCGGGAGTTTCTCCTGCAGGTGCTTCTGGCCCGGGAAGAGCTGGGTTCAACCAGCATTGGAGACGGTATCGCGATTCCGCACGTGAGAAATCCTGTCGTGCTTCATGTCCCCCGTCCCAGTATGACCCTGTGTTTTCTCGAAACGCCGATCGAATTCGGGGCAATTGACGGAAAACCGGTTCATGCGCTGTTTACGCTGGTAAGTCCCACGATCCGTGGGCATCTTCACATGCTGTCCCGGCTGAGTTTTGCTCTCAGGCAGGACCGGTTTCTTGATGTCATCCGGCGTCAGGCGGTTCGGGAAGATATTTTAGGCGAGGTTCGCCGTATTGAAAATGGTCTGGAAAACAGTAACATCGAAAAAGGTGAGGATAAATAG